A single genomic interval of bacterium harbors:
- a CDS encoding SufD family Fe-S cluster assembly protein, producing the protein MNMRCEESENGTRLLFDVTVEAPLPISYKTAELCIRVKKDVSVFVFDEQQQYLNQKTVIQVEQGATLLYFFSRNMSKNVAKTDEFHISLAQGAQFGFYHIINANGGHYTCHTIIKQSGNGSSCAVFKQINASADSILSYNLNQTHEYADTESKAVVFAVLDAQSKLSVDGGVVILPDAERADAAFHIKGVVESACSANMTVRPVMEIAPFRVKAVHSVDISPLQTYSIDYLQSRGLELQLIKPLLLAIVLKNAQKCLPVWVAPLFCDR; encoded by the coding sequence ATGAACATGCGATGTGAAGAGTCAGAAAATGGTACACGATTGCTTTTTGATGTTACAGTTGAAGCACCGCTTCCTATTTCCTACAAAACGGCAGAGCTGTGTATTCGTGTTAAAAAAGATGTATCTGTTTTTGTTTTTGATGAGCAACAGCAGTACCTGAATCAAAAAACGGTTATTCAGGTTGAGCAGGGTGCGACCTTATTATATTTTTTCTCGCGTAATATGAGCAAAAATGTAGCCAAAACGGATGAGTTTCATATTTCACTTGCTCAGGGAGCGCAGTTTGGTTTTTACCATATTATAAATGCCAACGGTGGTCATTATACCTGTCATACAATAATAAAGCAGTCAGGCAATGGAAGTAGTTGTGCAGTGTTTAAACAGATCAATGCCTCTGCTGATTCCATCCTTTCGTATAACTTAAACCAAACACATGAATACGCCGATACAGAGTCAAAAGCGGTGGTTTTTGCAGTGCTCGATGCGCAGTCAAAGCTTTCTGTGGATGGTGGGGTGGTGATTTTGCCAGATGCAGAGCGTGCAGATGCCGCTTTTCATATAAAAGGAGTGGTAGAGTCAGCTTGCAGTGCGAATATGACTGTAAGGCCGGTCATGGAAATCGCCCCCTTTCGAGTCAAAGCGGTGCATTCAGTTGATATAAGCCCTCTGCAGACTTATTCTATCGATTATTTACAGTCCCGGGGCCTTGAGCTGCAGCTTATAAAGCCCTTATTGCTTGCTATTGTGCTTAAAAATGCCCAAAAATGCCTTCCTGTTTGGGTGGCGCCTCTTTTTTGTGATCGATAA
- the sufB gene encoding Fe-S cluster assembly protein SufB, producing MVQQGKKHSGYQKIGVEFIRTIAQQKNEPGWMIEYRLAALELFFSMPLSAWGVDLSGLEFDDICYYLKPLNQQARTWQDVPESIKNTFDQLGILQAEQQMLAGVGAQFESEVIYKSLKDEWIKQGVVFLDMNGGLAQHEDLVKRFFGTVIPSKDNKFAALNSAVWSGGSFVYVPAGVQVTMPLQAYFRINQQAMGQFERTLIIAEPGSFVHYVEGCSAPLYQTASLHSAVVELIALPGAHIRYTTIQNWSTNVYNLVTKRAVAHEGATVEWIDGNFGSYKTMKYPSVVLKGMNAKAHVVSIAVAHKDQHHDSGAKVIHLAPHTSSTIVAKSLCQKGGRASFRGLVKVVEKAYDCSAKTQCDALLFDDLCQADTYPTFSVANGTAQVKHEALVTSIDEQQLLFLASRGISEQEAKIMIAQGFLGAFIDFLPMEYAVELNRLIRLEMEGSVG from the coding sequence ATGGTGCAACAGGGCAAAAAGCATTCTGGATATCAAAAGATTGGGGTTGAGTTTATTCGTACCATTGCCCAGCAGAAAAATGAGCCTGGGTGGATGATTGAGTATCGTCTTGCGGCACTTGAACTTTTTTTTTCAATGCCTTTGTCGGCGTGGGGCGTTGATCTGTCTGGGCTCGAGTTTGATGATATCTGTTATTATCTAAAACCTTTGAATCAACAGGCACGAACCTGGCAAGATGTTCCTGAATCTATCAAAAACACCTTTGATCAGCTTGGAATTTTGCAGGCAGAACAGCAGATGCTTGCAGGCGTGGGTGCACAGTTCGAATCTGAAGTAATTTATAAGTCTTTGAAAGATGAATGGATCAAGCAAGGCGTGGTTTTCCTTGATATGAATGGTGGGCTTGCGCAGCATGAGGATCTGGTAAAACGTTTTTTTGGAACGGTGATTCCATCAAAAGATAATAAGTTTGCCGCGCTTAATTCTGCAGTGTGGAGCGGGGGCAGTTTTGTTTATGTTCCTGCAGGCGTTCAGGTGACCATGCCGTTGCAGGCGTATTTCCGTATTAATCAGCAAGCAATGGGGCAGTTTGAACGAACGTTAATTATTGCAGAGCCAGGTAGTTTTGTGCATTATGTTGAAGGTTGCAGTGCGCCGCTCTATCAGACTGCGTCTTTGCATAGTGCTGTCGTTGAACTTATTGCCTTGCCGGGTGCACACATTCGTTATACAACGATTCAGAACTGGTCAACCAATGTGTATAATCTTGTGACCAAGCGTGCAGTGGCGCATGAGGGTGCAACGGTTGAATGGATCGACGGAAATTTCGGTTCTTATAAAACTATGAAATATCCGTCAGTTGTTCTAAAAGGCATGAATGCAAAGGCGCATGTGGTCTCGATTGCGGTTGCTCACAAAGATCAGCATCATGATTCTGGTGCTAAGGTCATTCATCTGGCTCCGCATACAAGCTCGACTATTGTTGCCAAATCTCTCTGTCAAAAAGGGGGGCGGGCCTCCTTTCGTGGGCTGGTAAAGGTTGTTGAAAAGGCGTACGACTGCAGTGCAAAGACACAGTGTGATGCATTGCTTTTTGATGATCTTTGTCAGGCGGATACGTATCCAACCTTTTCAGTTGCGAATGGAACGGCGCAGGTTAAGCATGAAGCATTGGTAACCAGTATTGATGAACAGCAGCTGTTGTTTTTAGCGTCACGGGGTATTTCTGAACAGGAGGCAAAAATTATGATAGCGCAGGGTTTTCTGGGTGCTTTTATCGATTTTTTGCCGATGGAATATGCAGTTGAGTTGAACAGGTTAATACGACTTGAGATGGAAGGATCTGTTGGATGA
- a CDS encoding VTT domain-containing protein: MIFERKKQLLLLVLFICIITLSVLIVKSNGQFLQEWFYRVNNYMQELMTCCPLKAFVTYMALFLGTVIFAVPVIMPLTFMGGMLFGSLWGGIFALFCVTLGGCASFLMIKKWFLPMMLVRYKDATQELHRLTLSKGLVFGLFLLNLASVVPYVVINTFAAEMNVSVSVVLFTAFFGSAPMLFMYAFLGSHAQSLYQTNSYLFSFIFVFTILLLIGIPSSLVLVRKRNFAESEQV; encoded by the coding sequence ATGATTTTTGAAAGAAAAAAGCAGCTTTTACTGCTAGTTCTCTTTATTTGTATAATAACATTGTCTGTATTGATTGTTAAAAGTAATGGTCAGTTTCTACAAGAATGGTTTTACAGGGTTAATAATTATATGCAGGAGCTGATGACCTGTTGTCCACTAAAAGCTTTTGTTACGTACATGGCGCTTTTTTTGGGAACGGTTATTTTTGCAGTACCGGTAATTATGCCACTTACTTTTATGGGTGGTATGTTATTTGGTTCATTGTGGGGCGGTATTTTTGCTTTGTTTTGTGTTACATTGGGTGGATGTGCCTCATTTTTAATGATAAAAAAATGGTTTTTACCAATGATGCTTGTTCGCTATAAAGATGCAACACAGGAGCTTCATCGGTTAACTTTGTCCAAAGGTTTGGTGTTTGGGCTATTTTTATTGAACCTTGCATCTGTTGTGCCATATGTTGTCATTAATACCTTTGCTGCAGAGATGAATGTTTCAGTATCAGTTGTTCTATTTACAGCATTTTTTGGATCAGCACCTATGCTGTTTATGTATGCTTTTTTGGGATCACATGCACAGAGTTTGTATCAGACAAATAGTTATCTGTTTTCTTTTATTTTTGTTTTCACAATTCTATTATTGATTGGTATACCAAGTAGTCTGGTTTTGGTGAGAAAACGTAATTTTGCAGAATCTGAACAGGTTTAG
- a CDS encoding HAD-IA family hydrolase gives MYLPFFVYYRVSFIVCLAVFATVGCKTDSIDIHSGLKRNTYKPHTSIKNIVLDLHGVLFVGQTSTFTVIKQVGLLPFVSYGLQFGKEIFYVKQMVFKILDKMHPKTTTAITKAQDNKAETLPMIMQEWLAGNKTGTETVEIIKQKAIEEPSLFRSAVEKKLFLKVTELMFAPQIFAKIQHLNPMAYNFIKKLKKNGFRIYVLSNWDKESFDIIKTKYADFFELFDGITISADIGYNKPANQAYYSFFEQHNLNPAECLFIDDQKINIDGAISCGMDGFVCPYQKIGFADFQKTYQHIAMHTKQN, from the coding sequence ATGTACCTCCCTTTCTTTGTATATTACCGTGTATCATTTATTGTGTGCCTCGCTGTATTTGCAACCGTTGGGTGCAAAACAGATTCAATTGATATTCACAGCGGCCTTAAACGTAATACATACAAACCTCACACCTCTATTAAAAATATCGTCTTAGATTTACACGGCGTTCTTTTTGTCGGCCAAACTTCAACCTTTACAGTAATCAAACAGGTAGGGCTCCTTCCTTTTGTATCATATGGATTACAATTTGGCAAAGAGATTTTCTACGTAAAACAGATGGTTTTTAAGATTCTTGACAAAATGCACCCAAAAACTACCACTGCAATAACGAAAGCTCAAGACAACAAAGCCGAAACACTCCCCATGATCATGCAAGAATGGCTTGCAGGCAATAAAACGGGAACCGAGACTGTTGAAATTATCAAGCAAAAGGCAATAGAAGAACCATCCTTGTTCAGATCAGCCGTTGAAAAAAAACTGTTTCTTAAAGTTACTGAACTGATGTTTGCTCCACAGATCTTTGCCAAGATTCAACATCTGAACCCAATGGCATACAATTTTATAAAAAAACTCAAAAAGAATGGCTTTAGAATCTACGTTTTATCAAATTGGGACAAAGAGTCTTTTGATATTATCAAGACAAAATATGCGGATTTTTTTGAACTATTTGATGGAATAACTATTTCAGCCGATATCGGATACAACAAACCTGCAAACCAAGCATATTATAGCTTTTTTGAGCAACATAACCTTAATCCAGCTGAATGCCTTTTTATTGACGATCAAAAGATAAATATCGATGGAGCAATCAGTTGTGGCATGGATGGCTTTGTCTGCCCGTATCAAAAAATCGGCTTTGCAGATTTCCAAAAGACCTATCAACATATTGCGATGCATACAAAACAAAACTAA